In Nostoc sp. UHCC 0926, a single genomic region encodes these proteins:
- the rbsK gene encoding ribokinase has protein sequence MSIIIFGSINIDLVATAPRLPVAGETLLGEDFFQVSGGKGANQAVALARLGIPTQMVGRVGADGFGVELVNNLQASGVQIDNIFVDETVSSGVAIIAVNHTGENQIIVIPGANGCVNQEDVERLSHLLPEATALLLQLEIPITTVVAAAKAARKTKITVILDPAPAQSDFPDELYPLVDIITPNEVEAAQLVGFPVDGEELAAKAAGVLLQRGVKCAIVKLGAKGVFCATAEEKFFVPAFPVRAIDTVAAGDAFNGGLTAALFEGLSLHQAVIWGAAAGALATTKPGAQTSLPDKFTFDAFLRERVSVRG, from the coding sequence ATGAGCATTATCATCTTCGGCAGCATAAATATAGACTTGGTAGCAACAGCACCCCGGTTGCCAGTCGCAGGAGAAACGTTGCTAGGAGAAGACTTTTTTCAAGTTTCAGGAGGTAAAGGAGCTAATCAAGCCGTAGCATTAGCAAGATTGGGAATTCCTACCCAAATGGTGGGGCGTGTAGGTGCAGACGGTTTTGGTGTGGAACTTGTCAACAATTTGCAAGCATCTGGTGTGCAGATTGACAATATTTTCGTGGATGAGACTGTTAGTTCTGGAGTCGCCATCATCGCCGTAAATCATACCGGTGAAAATCAAATTATTGTAATTCCTGGTGCAAATGGGTGTGTCAATCAAGAAGATGTAGAACGATTGTCCCATTTATTACCAGAAGCTACAGCACTGCTTTTACAATTAGAAATTCCGATTACTACTGTGGTTGCAGCCGCTAAAGCCGCAAGAAAAACCAAAATAACCGTAATTCTCGACCCTGCACCTGCACAATCTGATTTCCCAGATGAACTTTACCCGTTAGTGGACATTATCACACCGAATGAAGTTGAAGCCGCGCAGTTAGTGGGTTTTCCTGTGGATGGAGAAGAACTTGCAGCCAAAGCAGCTGGAGTTTTATTACAACGGGGTGTGAAATGTGCGATCGTTAAACTGGGTGCTAAAGGTGTTTTTTGTGCCACTGCTGAGGAAAAGTTTTTTGTACCAGCGTTTCCAGTTCGTGCGATTGACACAGTAGCTGCTGGCGATGCTTTTAATGGCGGCTTAACGGCAGCACTTTTTGAAGGACTTTCTTTACATCAGGCAGTTATTTGGGGTGCAGCAGCAGGTGCTTTGGCGACAACAAAACCAGGCGCACAAACTTCGCTACCGGATAAATTTACATTTGATGCGTTTCTTAGGGAAAGGGTATCTGTGAGAGGTTAG
- a CDS encoding tetratricopeptide repeat protein: MNHIKRTIALLGITSVLSVLSVMPAVYAQEAQIPLKGANFQDYYNQGVQKLEQGNFKGAIADFDSVVRLNPRFYEGFCLRGLAKSQLKDFSAAITDFNLALRLNPKHTDAYNGRGISYVELGDFQKAIADFNQTVKIDPTSQDGYYNLGLAHFRQGNHQQAIANFNQALKINPNLADAYGNRGLAKYALGDSKSAVTDLQEAARLFLKKGDTQAYQQTQALIQQVQR; the protein is encoded by the coding sequence ATGAACCATATCAAGCGAACAATAGCCCTCTTGGGAATAACGAGTGTACTGAGTGTACTGAGTGTAATGCCTGCTGTTTATGCACAAGAAGCACAAATACCTCTGAAGGGGGCGAACTTTCAAGATTACTATAACCAAGGGGTGCAAAAGCTTGAGCAAGGCAACTTCAAAGGAGCGATCGCAGATTTTGATTCTGTAGTGCGGCTGAATCCACGATTTTATGAGGGTTTTTGCCTTCGAGGTTTGGCTAAATCTCAATTAAAAGACTTTAGTGCAGCAATCACTGACTTTAACCTAGCGTTGCGTTTAAATCCTAAGCATACAGATGCTTATAATGGTCGGGGAATCTCTTATGTAGAACTAGGAGATTTTCAGAAAGCCATTGCCGACTTTAATCAGACAGTGAAAATTGATCCAACCTCACAAGATGGTTATTACAATCTAGGACTAGCCCATTTTAGACAGGGAAATCATCAACAAGCGATCGCAAATTTTAACCAAGCACTAAAAATCAATCCTAATCTAGCTGATGCCTACGGTAATCGAGGACTGGCAAAATATGCTTTAGGAGATAGTAAGAGTGCTGTCACAGACCTTCAAGAAGCTGCAAGATTATTTCTTAAAAAAGGTGATACTCAAGCTTATCAACAAACACAAGCCCTGATTCAGCAAGTTCAGCGTTAG